The following nucleotide sequence is from Methanolinea sp..
GGAACCGCTGAGCTGCCTGGATCCCACATGAATACCGTCATTCTCATCGGTGTGCCTGGTGCCGGAAAGAGCACCGTTGGTGTCATCCTTGCAAAAACGCTCGGGATGAATTTCATAGATACCGATATCGCGATACAGGAACGCACCGGAAAACTCCTGCAGGAACTCATCGATGAAAAAGGTGCTGATGAGTTCCTGAAGATCGAGGAGAACACGGTCCTCTCGCTTGATGCAGACAACACCGTGATCGCCACCGGCGGAAGCGTTGTTTTAAGCGATCGGGCAATGAACTACCTGAAATCGAAAGGCATTGTCCTTTACCTTGACATCTCCTTTGAAGAGATGGTCCGAAGGCTGAATGACATCACCTCGCGGGGCATCGTCCTTTTCCGGGGCCAGGGTCTCTCCGACATGTATGACCAGCGAAGCCCGTTATACGAGAAGTATGCCGATATCCGGGTCGATTGTTCCGATGGTGATTTCGAAAGAATTCTCGACACAATTGTCGGTGAAATAAAGAAAGCGTGTGGCGGCTGACCCCTGGACGAGCCGACCCGCCTTCCCGGGCTATTCCCGGGGAGACAGTCGCGGGTTCAGGGTGTGAGTGCAGCACCATGCTCGAGTTTAAGGGTGATATAAGAAAGTGACCAGCGCCAGGACCGGTCCCGGTCATGGCTGAGATCTGCTCCCCGCTGTTTTTGCCTCTGGATCACGCCCCGGGTAAGGGTGATGAGACCCGCATCGTCAAATTTTTCAACCGTTCTGAAATGTAAATATTCAAATCCTTTTACCAAAAACCTCCACTATCATGAAATGCTGGCGTGACCTGGCCCATGATTGTGTAAAGAACGACTGCCCGATGTGGATGGAAGGGTTTGACCTGCCGATACCCAGTGATGATGGTGGGATCGGGCTGAATGAAAGCAGGTGTGCCATGGCGCTGAAGGAAAAAATCACCATGTACCATAGCTTGCTTGAAGTGATGGACTACATTGAAACCACAGACATGCTCTTTGACGAAGATTTGTTCTCCGCGTTGAACGAGCCTCCCCAAAAACCCTCCAAAAAGTTAGCACAGGAGAACGCATCTCTTTTTGAACCCTTTTCGAAGACTCCCCCTGATAAAACAGCCATAAATGCATCACCAGGACGCCCCCCGGCAAAAAAACGAGGAAAGAAGAAGCAGTAATCCCTGCAAGGATGGTGTCAGCGCTGCCGGTGAAAGCACCGTGGGGACCATCACCCCGCGGGCAGGGACCGTTGCCCGGCTTCAGCACCGTTAAGTCCGGGTTTCTTGCTGGCACCAGGCTCACCCGCTCGATCGGTACCGGCCGGCCGTCTTCACAAATGCATACCTTTACTCCAATTGCGTGCACGATATCCACCAACTTATGGTTATCCTGCCAGTGAGTTCATCCCGCCAGGGATTATTTCGGCCGATCTTTGGACACGATCAAAATTTTATGCCCAAAAACACAAACTCTCTCCCGGCAGTAGAGCGTTGATCTGAGAAAATTGACCCGGAGACCCCCCGGGAGGAGGCCATCGGAGAACAGGGTCCGGAAGCGCTTTCCCCCGGGGGGTAATACACGAGGGTGGAGAGGGCAAGGACATGAAGTACCCGGACATGGACAAAATATACCGGACGTTGCCCCTCGATTCCATTCCATGGAACATTGAAATCCCGCCCGCTGCACTTGTTGGCCTGGTGGAGCAGGGACGGGTCCTGCCCTGCAAAGCAGTTGATCTGGGGTGTGGTGCCGGGAACTACGCCATATGGCTCGCTGGAAAAGGCTTCGAGGTTACAGGGATCGACAGTTCACCGACCGCGATTGCGATTGCCACAAAGAAGGCTGCACAGAAGGGAGCCATGTGCAGGTTCGTTGTTGCCGACCTTCTCGGAGACCTGCACGAGCTTCAGGGCGAGACCTTCGATTTCGCATACGACTGGGAACTCCTGCACCACATCTTCCCCCAGGACCGGGAGCGTTACATCCGGAACGTCTCTGCCCTCCTCGGACCGGGAGGGAAGTACTTCTCGGTCTGTTTTTCGAAAGACGATCCCCAGTTCGGCGGTTCGGGCAGGTTCAGGAAGACCCGGATCGGGACCATCCTCTATTTCTCCTCCGAGCCTGAGATCCGGGACCTCCTGGAACCGTTTTTTTCCATCCTGGATCTCAAGGCAATCGAGATTGGGGCGAAGTCCGGGACTCATATCGCGATTTGTTCATTCGCCGAACGGCGCTGAAAGTTATCCGGAAGACCAGTCCCGGGATGAAGCCAGGAAAAAAGAGATTATGGCCGGCCGCTGAATGTCAGGAGAGGGGATCCGTCACTGCCGGCAAGGACGAGCGTTCCGCCGTTGACCTGGTAACCCCTGACCGATTCAAGGGCTGCCAGGTAGGCATATTCCTGATCCATGACATCCTTGTCAGGGCACATCAATCTCCTGGTCGAACCGAAACCGGTGATGGACATGGAGTTCCCGGTTGCAGTATAGCCGGCGAAGTAACGGTTGCACCCCGCCGATCCTGCCACCTTCCCATCAGGTCCAAAGACGGCAGTAATCTCGCTTCCGGCAATAACCGATGACACGGCACCGGGGGTGTGAACCGACGAGAGGGTCCAGTTCGTCCCGATGAGCGGAAGGGGAGCGGGAGGGACAGTTTTTACAAACGTGAGGATCACGTTCCCAGACCTGTCGGAGAGAACAAGATGGTCGCCGTCAATGGCAAAGGATCCTGCCTCCGGCAGGAGGCCCAGGTACGCGCTCTCCTGCTCCATTACGCCGGGTTCGCCGCAGTACATCAATGTGGACCCGGCCTGGCCGATGGTAAGCAGGCTGCCCGATGCCTTCCAGGATGCAAAGTAGCGGTTGCATCCCGCCGATCCGAAAAGCCTCCCGTCATCACCGAAGGTGAGGGTGACAGGACTGCCGGGCAGGGCCTGCACGGTCTTTGTGTCCTGCGAGTACTGGACAAGCGTCCAATCCGTGCCGGTGAGCCGGTCTTCCGGTCCCTGGCCGGTGCAACCCGCCGTAAGAAGCATGGAGATGAGGAGGACCGTGCCTCCCCCGAGGGCGACAGCACCGGTCCGTGTTCGTTTCTGTGCCATGTGCATGCAGGTTCATGGGCCCTGCCAGATGATAGTTATACCCTTGAGTGCGGGATTAATGGCAATAACCCGGCCCGGGTCTGCATTGGCGGCACAATACCCGCTGGCTACCTGTACGGATCAGAGCACCGCTTTGAGGAATGTATCAAAGCCAAGGCGATCGATCGTCCCACCCAGGCGTTCGGGAGCCTTTGCGTTCTCCTGGTAGAAGGCGATGACCCTCCTTGCAAGGGCTATTGCCTGTTCCTGGTCCAGGCCAGTCGCAATCTCGCGGCCTATCTTTGCCGTTCCGCCACCCTTCCCGCCAGCGACGGCAGTAAAGCCCTCGTCAGTGCCAAAAAACCCGAGGTCTTTTAACCAGCAATCGCTGCAGCAGTTTGAGCATCCCGATATTCCCATCTTGAACTTGGCCGGGGCAGGCTTGCCATAGAATTCCTTGTCGAGCGCGAACCCCAGGCCCGGGCTGTCCTGCTTTGCTTTCTTGCATGACCGGGTGCCGGGACACATCTGGATACTCCGGATCGTAAGGCCGATGGCCTTGGAGCGGTCCTCGAATTCAGCCCAGACGTTATCCAGGTCTTTTTCCTGGAGTCCGATGATGGCGATTCGCTGGGCACCGGTGAGCTTCAGGTATTTCGCATTGTACTTTTCCGCCACATCGGCTATCTTTCTTAACAATGCAGGCTCAACGAACCCTCCGGGGATGTGGGGGTGGATCAGGTAAGTCTCCATATCTCTCTGGACAATTGCACCTTTACCAGGAATGTTTGCTTTGGCCATGGTTACCTCTAAACCTTGTTGATATTCTGAAATGGTAAGGTGACTTTGTTAAAAAGAATGCCGGTTTAATATTCATTTCAAAAGCGACAGGATCCCCGCGATGCATTGTGCAAGCAGGACTCCCCCGGAAAGCGATCAACGAAAGCCAGGAACCGCACCTGGTCGCTCTTTCATGATACCGGGGAGATTGAACCGGTCACCGGGGGATGATCCCGACCGGTTTCGCAGAGCATCGGGCTTTTTTATGTGAATTGAGGAGCAGGCTCCTGGTGGTTGCGGATAAACGATGCGTTCTCCCCGAGCTCAAGGGTTGGCGATTTCCCATGGTCCTGTCCTGGATGAACCGGTATCGAATTCACCGGGAGATGCATTTTCCCCAAAGAGACAGAGATACTTTTTGAAAGAACAATCGCAGTATCTCAATTTCCGGGAACGAGAGGAGACCGTCACCAGGGTGGGCGGGCTTTTCACGGTTCTGTCGGCCGGGACGACAACAATCTTAAATAGGAAGGACAGGGAGAGAGACCGATGGTGGATTTCATGCCTATAAAGCTGAAACGTGCCTACGAGCCCCCCGAGGAGAGTGACGGGTACCGGGTACTCGTGGAACGCCTCTGGCCACGGGGGCTGTCCAAGGAACGCCTGAAGATCGATCTCTGGATAAAGGATGCCGGGGCAAGCCCGGGACTCCGGACATGGTTTGGCCACGACCCCGGGAAATGGGAGGAGTTCAGGAGACGATACTTCGAGGAGATACGCCAGCGCCCTGAAGTGGTGAAGCTCCTGGAGGACACTCTGAAACACCACGCCACAGTCTCGTTTATTTATGCAGCACACGATGAGGAGCACAACAATGCCGTGGCACTCAAGGAGTACCTGGAAGGGGCACGGTAATGTGCCTGGCAAACAACTCTCCTGCATGGTGACCGGGGATGCATGGTGACCGGGGATGCATGGTGACCGGGGATGAGCCTGCCGATGAGGGGCTTTCCAGGCCGGGCATGGCCAGGGCACCGTAGACGCTTCCTGCAGCACCTGGGAAAGACTCTCGCTCAAAAAACCATGAAAAACCATCTCCAGGCCCTGTTCCAGGGGCATTGCACGGGCATGGTCAGGACACCATAGACGCTTCCTGCAGCACCTGGGAAAGACTCTTGCTTAAAAACCATGAAAACCCGTCTCCAGGCCCTGTTCCAGGGGCATTGCACGGGCATGGAAGAGGGTGAAAGACAAAAAAATCAAAAGGAAGGGGCGGTCTTTTCCACGGCTACCGCAGGCCCTCGAGGGGGATATACGGCAGGAGCGTGAGAAGTTCCGACTTCAACCGTTCATACCCGATCCGCTCCAGGAACCGTGCCGTCCTCTCCTTCGGGCTGGCATTATTCTGGTAATATTCCAGCAGGCGATGGACGAGGTCAAGGGCGTCGTCCGTAGAGAGATCTTCTGCAATAACCGTCCCGACGGAAGGTCTCCTCCCGCTGTTTCCGCCGAAGATCACGGTCCACCCTTTCGTGGTCCCTACAAGCCCGATATCCCGGATGAAGCTCTCGCCACAGCACCGGGGGCAGCCGGACACCCCGAACTTGAGCTTTGCCGGGAATGTGGTGCCATGGTACTTTTCTTCGAGTTCTAACCCCAGCGCGGTGGAGTCCTGGACCCCGTACTTGCAGACATCCGTGCCGAGGCAGCCCTGGACGTACTTGATGCAGGGAGCCGTCTCTTTCTCGGCAAGGGGTCCGAGTTCCTTGAATACGGACGGCAGGTCTTTTTCCGGGATCCCTATCAGCATGAACCTCTGGCCCGAGGTGAGTTTAACCATCGGGACCCGGTATTTCCGGGCAACGGCAGCAAGGTTCTCAAGCGCTTCGGGGGTGACAAATCC
It contains:
- a CDS encoding META domain-containing protein; translated protein: MAQKRTRTGAVALGGGTVLLISMLLTAGCTGQGPEDRLTGTDWTLVQYSQDTKTVQALPGSPVTLTFGDDGRLFGSAGCNRYFASWKASGSLLTIGQAGSTLMYCGEPGVMEQESAYLGLLPEAGSFAIDGDHLVLSDRSGNVILTFVKTVPPAPLPLIGTNWTLSSVHTPGAVSSVIAGSEITAVFGPDGKVAGSAGCNRYFAGYTATGNSMSITGFGSTRRLMCPDKDVMDQEYAYLAALESVRGYQVNGGTLVLAGSDGSPLLTFSGRP
- a CDS encoding shikimate kinase, which produces MNTVILIGVPGAGKSTVGVILAKTLGMNFIDTDIAIQERTGKLLQELIDEKGADEFLKIEENTVLSLDADNTVIATGGSVVLSDRAMNYLKSKGIVLYLDISFEEMVRRLNDITSRGIVLFRGQGLSDMYDQRSPLYEKYADIRVDCSDGDFERILDTIVGEIKKACGG
- a CDS encoding NAD(P)/FAD-dependent oxidoreductase; the encoded protein is MAKANIPGKGAIVQRDMETYLIHPHIPGGFVEPALLRKIADVAEKYNAKYLKLTGAQRIAIIGLQEKDLDNVWAEFEDRSKAIGLTIRSIQMCPGTRSCKKAKQDSPGLGFALDKEFYGKPAPAKFKMGISGCSNCCSDCWLKDLGFFGTDEGFTAVAGGKGGGTAKIGREIATGLDQEQAIALARRVIAFYQENAKAPERLGGTIDRLGFDTFLKAVL
- a CDS encoding class I SAM-dependent methyltransferase; its protein translation is MKYPDMDKIYRTLPLDSIPWNIEIPPAALVGLVEQGRVLPCKAVDLGCGAGNYAIWLAGKGFEVTGIDSSPTAIAIATKKAAQKGAMCRFVVADLLGDLHELQGETFDFAYDWELLHHIFPQDRERYIRNVSALLGPGGKYFSVCFSKDDPQFGGSGRFRKTRIGTILYFSSEPEIRDLLEPFFSILDLKAIEIGAKSGTHIAICSFAERR
- a CDS encoding DUF488 family protein, with product MPIKLKRAYEPPEESDGYRVLVERLWPRGLSKERLKIDLWIKDAGASPGLRTWFGHDPGKWEEFRRRYFEEIRQRPEVVKLLEDTLKHHATVSFIYAAHDEEHNNAVALKEYLEGAR
- a CDS encoding NAD(P)/FAD-dependent oxidoreductase; amino-acid sequence: MAHHTGAILQRDGKTFGIVTRVPGGFVTPEALENLAAVARKYRVPMVKLTSGQRFMLIGIPEKDLPSVFKELGPLAEKETAPCIKYVQGCLGTDVCKYGVQDSTALGLELEEKYHGTTFPAKLKFGVSGCPRCCGESFIRDIGLVGTTKGWTVIFGGNSGRRPSVGTVIAEDLSTDDALDLVHRLLEYYQNNASPKERTARFLERIGYERLKSELLTLLPYIPLEGLR